In the Elizabethkingia bruuniana genome, GGCTGGTTCCTGTGGCCGCTCTTTTTGAAAAGAATCCGGATATAGCAGCTATTCAGCCTAAAGTATTGGATTACAACAGAAAGAACTTCTTTGAATTTGCTGGTGCCGGCGGTGGACTTATCGATAATTTAGGCTACCCTTATTGCCGTGGCCGTGTTTTCGAAAACGTTGAAGAGGATAAGGGGCAATATAATGACGAAACGGAAATTTTCTGGGCTTCCGGTTGCTGTTTGTTTATCCGCTCTGAAGATTTTTGGAAACAAAATGGTTTTGATGCACGCTTTTTTGCACACCAAGAGGAAATAGATCTTTGCTGGAGACTTAAAAACTCCGGAAGAAAGATTTATTACACCGGAAAATCTACGATATACCATGTAGGTGGCGGAACTCTTCAAAAACAAAATCCACGGAAGACCTATCTAAACATTAGAAATAACCTGAGCATGATGCTAAAAAATCTACCATCAGATAAACTATACCTTATATTTATAAGATTGTGTTTGGATGGTGTAGCCGGAATTTATTTTATGTTTAAGCATGGCTTTTCCCATACATGGGCCGTTATAAAAGCTCACTTTGGCTTTTATGCTCAACTTCCAGGGACTCTAAAGCTAAGACAACAAAATCAAATTAAAGATTATTATCAGTCTAAATGGCTAATTTTTAATCATTTTCTAAAGGGAAATAGTTGATGGTTGATGGTTGACAACTGACAACTGACAACTGACAACCAATAACTGATAACTGACAACCGGTAACCAATATCCTATTTATTTCTAACTTCATAATTCATATTTTAAAAGATGGACTTTATAGCACTGGACTTTGAAACGGCTACTCATGAACGGAATTCAGCTTGTGAGCTGGGAATATGTATTGTAGAAAACAGTAAAATTCAGTCTACAAAAACATGGCTCATCAAACCGCCAAGCTTCCCATATTTTAATAAGCATAATATTGCTGTCCACGGCATACATCCTAAAGATGTAGCCGACGCTCCTACTTTTGAAGAAATATGGCATGAGGTTGAAGAACTTCTTTACCATAATCTTATTATCGCCCATAATGCTTCTTTTGATGCCGGCGTACTTCGTGGCTGTCTCGATTATTACGGAATATTCAAACCTAAAGCCAATTACTTGTGCAGCATACAACTCTCTAAAAAAGCATGGCCGGGTCTGAAGAGCTATGGATTAAAGAACCTTGGAAACCAGCATCATCTTGAATTCAACCACCACCGTGCCGGTGATGATGCCGCAGTTTGTGCACAATTATCCCTTCTTGCATTCGAAAGATTATTCCTTACTGAGAATACAGAATTAGAACAAGTCTTCTTTAAAAACATAAAAATTCTGTAAAACAAAAACATCACCGACTAAAATTCTGATGATACTAAAAATTCAGAATTAACAACATTTAATATAAGACTTACTTGAATTATATTCTGACTATTCGTATATTTGCACGCCGAAAAAATAGTTCATGGAATATAAGCTGGATGAAATAGATTTAAAGATTGTCAGACTCATGCAGGAAAATGCAAGAATCAACAATGCTGAGTTAGCACGTATATTAGGTATGGCTCCTTCTGCTGTATTGGAAAGAGTAAAAAAGCTGGAACAAAAAGAAGTTTTAATTTCTTATCATGCTAAAGTAAACCCAAGTGCTGTTAATCAGAATCTTCTATCATTCATCTTCATCAAAGCGAATGAAATTATAGGTGATGAAGAGACAGGTAAATTACTTGCTCAGATTCCTGAAGTACTGGAAGTACATGATATCGCCGGAGACGATGGTTATATTATAAAAGTAAGAACTTCCGATACTATAACGCTGATGAATCTTATGAAGAGATCATTATCTTCCATTCCCGGTATTATATCAACCCGAACTATCATTGTATTACAAACGGTTAAAGAAGACAATCAACTTATTATAACATAAAAAAAGAGGCAAAATTATGAAGCAGTCAAAAGCAACGGTTATTACAGCCTATATTATCGTATACTTTGTATGGGGCTCTACATTCTTTTTTATACATAAAGCATTAAGTGATTTCAGTCCATTTGTTCTGGGATCGCTCAGGTTCCTTACAGCCAGCCTTTTACTACTTACCTATTGTAAGATCAAAGGCTATAAATTGTTCAATTTTCAGGTTGTAAAGCAGGCCGCTGTTGTAGGTTTCCTTTTACTATTCCTGGATATGGGAGCTTTGATATGGGCAGAACAGCATGTATCCAGCGGAATTGCAGCGATTATGGCAGCAGCAGCAGCCCTATGGTTTATTATTCTGGATAAAAAAGAATGGAAGAATAACTTCTCCAACAAAAATATTATTTTGGGATTAATTGCCGGTTTCATCGGTGTTGTTATGCTGTTTGCTGAGCAAATTAATATTGCCGGAGATTCATCTCAACGACTTTTGAATCTCGTTTGTATGGTTCTTTTAATCCTCGGTGCTATTGCATGGACTGCAGGTTCATTATATTCTAAATATGCCAACAGCAAAAATATAGAACAGGAAAATGGTGAAGATCTTCATGTAATGGTAAAAACTTCATGGCAGATGATTACTGCAGGTGTAATGTTTACACTCGTTGCAATATTCAATGGAGAATACAGTGCTTTCCATCCTCAAGAAATCTCCACATCTGGCTGGATTTCTATTGGCTATTTGATTTTCTTCGGATCCATAATGGCATTTGGAGCTTATATATGGCTTATACAGTCACGTCCTACAACAGAGGTAAGCACTTATGCCTATGTAAATCCTGTTGTAGCTGTAGCCTTAAGTTATTTCTTTACAGATGATATTATTACAAGCTTACAAATAGGAGGTTTAGTTGTTATTCTGATAAGTGTCCTGTTAATGAACTGGGATCTTTATAAGAATGCTAAATTCTTCAGAGTAGCACAGATCAGGTGGTACTACATGTGGCGCAGAAGACAAATTGCAGCATAACCCAAATAACAAATGATGAGAAAAAGAAAACGGAGGCTAAATTTAGTCTCCGTTTTTATTTAGTTATATACGACTTCTGTAATGAGAGAAAACTTGGGTATTTCTACTTCAAAAGTGTCTTTCGAATCGAGATTCATCAACAAATAGTTTCCCTGCATCGCACCGACTCCGGAACGAAGAGACACATTGGAAAAGTAGTTAAATTCTTCTCCCGGATAGATTTCCGGTGTCATACCGATTACACCATCTCCGGAAACTTCTCTTACCCCAAAACCAACATCATAAATCTGCCATTTCCTTTTCAGGAGTTTTATTGGGACACTTCCGTTGTTCTTAATAGTGATATGGTACGTGAAGATATAACGTTCCTGTATTGGTGAACTGTTTTTAACATCATAAAATGGTTCAACAATAATCTGAATACTGTGGGTAATTGCTGAGTACATCACTTTTGGTTTTTCTTGTAGTTAATATAACAAAAATCCCGCCTAAATTGATTAAGCGGGAATATTTTTAATAATTATTTAATATTTTAAAGCTCTAAAGCTCTTCTTTCGTCTCCACCCATTAGGAATTCTACAGGGTTGTCGATCGCTTCTTTTACCGCTACTAAGAAGCCTACAGACTCTTTACCATCAATAATTCTGTGGTCATAAGACATTGCCACATACATCATTGGTCTGATCTCTACTTGTTTGTTAACTGCTACAGGGCGCTCGATGATATTATGCATACCTAAGATTGCACTTTGTGGCGGGTTAATAATTGGCGTAGAAAGCATAGAACCAAAAGTGCCACCATTAGTAATAGTAAATGTACCTCCAGTCATTTCATCAACAGTAATTTTACCGTCTCTTACTTTAATAGCTAAATCTTTAATTCCAGCTTCAACATTTCTGAAAGACATATTTTCTGCGTTACGAAGAACTGGTACCATTAGACCTTTTGGTCCTGATACAGCGATAGAAATATCACAGAAATCGTAGCTGATCTTCTGATCACCATCGATAGATGCGTTAACATCCGGATACATCTGAAGTGCTCTTACAACTGCCTTAGTAAAGAAAGACATAAATCCTAAACCGATTCCGTGTTTAGCAGCAAATTCTTCTTTGTATTGCTTACGGATTCTGAAAATTTCTGACATATCCACTTCATTGAAAGTAGTAAGCATTGCTGTTTCATTCTTTACAGAAACTAATCTTGCAGCAATCTTTCTACGAAGCATACTCAGTTTAGTAATCTTCATAGCTCTGGATCCGCTTTCGTTAGAACCACCTAATGCAGGTGCTCCTTTAGCCTGAACAGCATCTTCTTTTGTAATTCTTCCTCCAACTCCTGTACCGTTTACCTGAGCAGGTTCAATACCTTTCTCATCAAGGATTTTTTTAGCAGCAGGTGATGGTGTATTTGTAGCATAAGTAGCAGGTGCAGCTTTAGGAGCTTCAGCAACTACTTCTTTCTTTGGTTCTTCTTTAGGAGCCTCAGCTTTAACTTCTTCTTTAGCAGGTGCAGCACCTTCTGGTTTTGCAGCAGTAGTATCGATTAATACGACTACCTGTCCTACTTGTACAGTATCTCCTTCTTCAGCTTTTAATGTGATGATACCACTTGCTTCTGCCGGTAATTCAAGAGTTGCTTTATCTGAATCAACTTCGGCAATAGCCTGATCTTTTTCTACGTAGTCACCATCCTTTACCAACCACGTTGCGATTTCTACTTCGGTTATAGATTCCCCTGGCGAAGGGACTTTCATTTCTAATATTGACATAGGAATAATTTTTTTTGTTGTGCAGTTCTTCTATACTGCTTTTGTAGTTAGTTTATTATTAAGCTGTTACTGGTCTTTTTGCAGGAGTTCCTTCACATTGGAATACCTGATTGATAATTGCATTCTGGTTGATCTCGAATTTTTTATGAGATCCTGGTGCAGGTGCTCCACTTGCTACCGGAGAAATTACTTGAGGATTTCTGTCTCTTAAGTTTCTCAGTATATAGCTCCATGCGCCCATGTTTTCAGGCTCTTCCTGTGCCCAGATGAATTCTTTAGCATTAGAATACTTTTCGAATATAGCATCCAACTGATCCATTTGAAGAGGATATAACTGCTCTAGTCTTACCAAAGCAACTTTCTCATCATTCAGTTCTTCTTTTTTAGCTAATAGTTCATAATACAATTTACCAGAACATAATACTAATCTTTCTACTTTATCCGCTTTAGCAGTAGCATCATCAATTATTGGCTGGAATGCTCCGTTTGCCAATTCCTCAACTTTAGAAACAGCTCTTGGATGACGCAATAATGATTTTGGAGTCATTACTACTAATGGCTTTCTGAAATCAGCTTTCATTTGTCTTCTCAACAAGTGGAAGTAGTTAGCTGGTGTAGTAACATTAGCCACAATAATATTCTGGTTTGCGCAAAGTGTAAGGAAACGCTCTAATCTTGCAGAAGAGTGTTCAGCACCCTGTCCTTCAGATCCATGAGGCAATAACATTACCAATCCGTTTTGCAGTTTCCATTTTTCTTCAGCAGCTACAAGATATTGGTCGATAATAATCTGCGCTCCGTTAGCGAAATCACCAAACTGAGCTTCCCAGATTGTAAGGGTATCCGGAGACACCATTGCATATCCGTAATCGAATCCTAAAACCGCATACTCAGAAAGTAATGAGTTATAGATCTGGAACTGATTATCTTTAGTAGTAACAGATTTTAATGGTACATATTCTTCTTCCGTATCTTCAGTTTTTACAACTGCATGACGGTGAGAGAAAGTACCTCTTTCTACATCTTCACCAGAAATTCTGATACCAAATTCTTCACTTAGCAATGTAGCATAAGCTAAAAGCTCTCCCATTGCCCAGTCAAGATTATCGTTCTCAACCATATTAAGTCTCTGCTCGAATAATCTTGTGATTTTTTTGATAAATTTCTTGTCTGTAGGCAGTGTAGAAATCTGTCTTGCTAAATCTTTTAGTTTATCTAACGGGAATTTAGTATCTACTGGATTAAGAACTGATCCTCTGGAACCGAAAGGGAATTTCTTCCAGTCGTCTGCCATAAAGATGTCCATTGTATTTTTTTTAATCTCTTTAGATTCGTCGAAGTTTTCATCCAATAATTTTTTGAACTCAACTTCCATTTGCTTCATCACTTCGTCAGAAACAATACCTTCCTTGATCAATTTATCTTTATAAATCTCTCTTGGGTTAGGGTGTTTTGCAATGATGTTGTATAATTTAGGCTGTGTAAACTTAGGTTCATCACCTTCGTTGTGGCCATATTTTCTGTATCCTAAAAGGTCGATGTAAACATCTTTACCAAATCTGTTACGGAAATCTGCAGCAAAATGCATTGCATGAACAACTGCTTCTACATCGTCTGCATTAATATGCATTACCGGAGAATCAGTTACTTTCGCTACATCTGTACAGTAAGTAGATGAACGTGCATCTAAATAATTGGTTGTAAATCCTACCTGGTTATTGGTAACGATGTGGATTGTACCTCCTGTTTTGTATCCGTCCAGCGTCATCATTTGTGCAATTTCGTATACAATTCCCTGTCCGGCAATTGCAGCATCACCATGAATAACGATTGGTAAAATCTTATTATAATCTCCGTTGTAGCTGTTGTCTACTTTAGCACGGCTGATACCTTCTACTAATGAAGCAACTGTTTCCAGGTGAGAAGGATTCGGTGTAAGATTAATTTTCACCGTTTCTCCGGCAGTTGTCTGAATAACTTTAGATGCTCCTAAGTGATATTTAACATCACCTGAGAATACATCTTCTTCAAATTCTTTACCTTCGAATTCACTGAAAATTTGCTTATAAGGCTTTTGGAAAATATTTGTTAATACATTCAGTCTTCCTCTGTGCGCCATACCTAATACTACTTCATCTACACCTAATTGTGAAGACTTAGTAATAACCTGATCCAACGCAGGGATTAAAGATTCCAGACCTTCTAATGAGAAACGCTTCTGTCCTACGAATTTTGTATGCAGGTAGTTCTCGAAAGCCACTGCCTGATTAAGTCTTTGTAAAACATGCTTTTTCTCTTCAGGAGAAAGTTTTGCGTGGTTTTCATTTGCCTGAAGCCACTGACGAATGAAATCTCTTTCTTCAACATTTTTAATGTACATATATTCTACTCCGATAGAATCGCAGTAGATATTCTGAAGATGTCTTATGATTTCACTAAGCGTTGCAGGCCCTGGCATTCCGGTTTCTGTAGCGCTGTTGAATTTTCTATTTAAATCAGCAGAAGTAAGTCCAAAATTTTCAATATCCAAGGTTGGCTCGAAGTGTCTTCTCTCTCTAACCGGATTGGTTTTAGTGAAAAGGTGACCACGAACACGGTATGCCTCGATAAGATTAATTACTTTGAATTCTCTGCGAATGTCTTCTGAAATTTCTGAAATATTGACATTGCTGTTCTCTGCCTG is a window encoding:
- a CDS encoding 3'-5' exonuclease, producing the protein MDFIALDFETATHERNSACELGICIVENSKIQSTKTWLIKPPSFPYFNKHNIAVHGIHPKDVADAPTFEEIWHEVEELLYHNLIIAHNASFDAGVLRGCLDYYGIFKPKANYLCSIQLSKKAWPGLKSYGLKNLGNQHHLEFNHHRAGDDAAVCAQLSLLAFERLFLTENTELEQVFFKNIKIL
- a CDS encoding EamA family transporter, with amino-acid sequence MKQSKATVITAYIIVYFVWGSTFFFIHKALSDFSPFVLGSLRFLTASLLLLTYCKIKGYKLFNFQVVKQAAVVGFLLLFLDMGALIWAEQHVSSGIAAIMAAAAALWFIILDKKEWKNNFSNKNIILGLIAGFIGVVMLFAEQINIAGDSSQRLLNLVCMVLLILGAIAWTAGSLYSKYANSKNIEQENGEDLHVMVKTSWQMITAGVMFTLVAIFNGEYSAFHPQEISTSGWISIGYLIFFGSIMAFGAYIWLIQSRPTTEVSTYAYVNPVVAVALSYFFTDDIITSLQIGGLVVILISVLLMNWDLYKNAKFFRVAQIRWYYMWRRRQIAA
- the apaG gene encoding Co2+/Mg2+ efflux protein ApaG; this translates as MYSAITHSIQIIVEPFYDVKNSSPIQERYIFTYHITIKNNGSVPIKLLKRKWQIYDVGFGVREVSGDGVIGMTPEIYPGEEFNYFSNVSLRSGVGAMQGNYLLMNLDSKDTFEVEIPKFSLITEVVYN
- the odhB gene encoding 2-oxoglutarate dehydrogenase complex dihydrolipoyllysine-residue succinyltransferase; amino-acid sequence: MSILEMKVPSPGESITEVEIATWLVKDGDYVEKDQAIAEVDSDKATLELPAEASGIITLKAEEGDTVQVGQVVVLIDTTAAKPEGAAPAKEEVKAEAPKEEPKKEVVAEAPKAAPATYATNTPSPAAKKILDEKGIEPAQVNGTGVGGRITKEDAVQAKGAPALGGSNESGSRAMKITKLSMLRRKIAARLVSVKNETAMLTTFNEVDMSEIFRIRKQYKEEFAAKHGIGLGFMSFFTKAVVRALQMYPDVNASIDGDQKISYDFCDISIAVSGPKGLMVPVLRNAENMSFRNVEAGIKDLAIKVRDGKITVDEMTGGTFTITNGGTFGSMLSTPIINPPQSAILGMHNIIERPVAVNKQVEIRPMMYVAMSYDHRIIDGKESVGFLVAVKEAIDNPVEFLMGGDERRALEL
- a CDS encoding 2-oxoglutarate dehydrogenase E1 component, which translates into the protein MDRFSFLNAVHSQFIEDMYQQYLKYPDSLEPSWKAFFQGFDFALENYSDEEAVQEIKSFASQAENSNVNISEISEDIRREFKVINLIEAYRVRGHLFTKTNPVRERRHFEPTLDIENFGLTSADLNRKFNSATETGMPGPATLSEIIRHLQNIYCDSIGVEYMYIKNVEERDFIRQWLQANENHAKLSPEEKKHVLQRLNQAVAFENYLHTKFVGQKRFSLEGLESLIPALDQVITKSSQLGVDEVVLGMAHRGRLNVLTNIFQKPYKQIFSEFEGKEFEEDVFSGDVKYHLGASKVIQTTAGETVKINLTPNPSHLETVASLVEGISRAKVDNSYNGDYNKILPIVIHGDAAIAGQGIVYEIAQMMTLDGYKTGGTIHIVTNNQVGFTTNYLDARSSTYCTDVAKVTDSPVMHINADDVEAVVHAMHFAADFRNRFGKDVYIDLLGYRKYGHNEGDEPKFTQPKLYNIIAKHPNPREIYKDKLIKEGIVSDEVMKQMEVEFKKLLDENFDESKEIKKNTMDIFMADDWKKFPFGSRGSVLNPVDTKFPLDKLKDLARQISTLPTDKKFIKKITRLFEQRLNMVENDNLDWAMGELLAYATLLSEEFGIRISGEDVERGTFSHRHAVVKTEDTEEEYVPLKSVTTKDNQFQIYNSLLSEYAVLGFDYGYAMVSPDTLTIWEAQFGDFANGAQIIIDQYLVAAEEKWKLQNGLVMLLPHGSEGQGAEHSSARLERFLTLCANQNIIVANVTTPANYFHLLRRQMKADFRKPLVVMTPKSLLRHPRAVSKVEELANGAFQPIIDDATAKADKVERLVLCSGKLYYELLAKKEELNDEKVALVRLEQLYPLQMDQLDAIFEKYSNAKEFIWAQEEPENMGAWSYILRNLRDRNPQVISPVASGAPAPGSHKKFEINQNAIINQVFQCEGTPAKRPVTA
- a CDS encoding glycosyltransferase family 2 protein, which codes for MKIAIAILNWNGKSWLEKFLPNVIANSQSAEVYVIDNASTDDSVAYISTHFPSVKIVINQQNHGFAGGYNEGLKQIHADIYCLLNSDVEVTQEWLVPVAALFEKNPDIAAIQPKVLDYNRKNFFEFAGAGGGLIDNLGYPYCRGRVFENVEEDKGQYNDETEIFWASGCCLFIRSEDFWKQNGFDARFFAHQEEIDLCWRLKNSGRKIYYTGKSTIYHVGGGTLQKQNPRKTYLNIRNNLSMMLKNLPSDKLYLIFIRLCLDGVAGIYFMFKHGFSHTWAVIKAHFGFYAQLPGTLKLRQQNQIKDYYQSKWLIFNHFLKGNS
- a CDS encoding Lrp/AsnC family transcriptional regulator, whose amino-acid sequence is MEYKLDEIDLKIVRLMQENARINNAELARILGMAPSAVLERVKKLEQKEVLISYHAKVNPSAVNQNLLSFIFIKANEIIGDEETGKLLAQIPEVLEVHDIAGDDGYIIKVRTSDTITLMNLMKRSLSSIPGIISTRTIIVLQTVKEDNQLIIT